From the Acidovorax carolinensis genome, one window contains:
- a CDS encoding GNAT family N-acetyltransferase, giving the protein MAEGAIIARVLASPLEVDATAWNALLAQQSHATPFMRHEYLAALHQSHSAVPSTGWTPRFMTLWQGDALVAACPLYLKNHSYGEYVFDWAWASAYEQHGVPYYPKAVVAVPFTPVPGTRLLARDEPTRQLLVQALCQWCEDEGISSLHVLFASDDDVLTSAQQGLMLRHTVQFHWQNGASAPATGAPSPPPEAQALPAPDSRIPEPFAEGATPGMALAHEEIHGYRDFDDFLAHLSQEKRKKIRQERRRVAEAGVTFRWALGADITAADWDFFYRCYERTYLEHGNPPYLTRAFFQQMADRMPEHWLLFIAEREGRQIASSLIAIDAYRTGATDINHSKNPPRTAYGRYWGALERVDCLHFEACYYQPLAWCIAHGVQRFEGGAQGEHKMARALLPVQATSLHWLAHPAFADAVERFLAREGAGVEDYLDHLQARSPFRTA; this is encoded by the coding sequence ATGGCTGAAGGCGCCATTATCGCGCGCGTACTGGCATCGCCGCTGGAGGTGGACGCCACCGCCTGGAACGCCCTGCTGGCGCAGCAATCGCACGCCACCCCGTTCATGCGCCACGAATACCTGGCCGCCCTGCACCAGAGCCACAGCGCCGTTCCCAGCACGGGCTGGACGCCCCGTTTCATGACGCTGTGGCAGGGCGATGCGCTGGTGGCCGCCTGTCCGCTGTACCTCAAAAACCATTCCTATGGCGAATACGTATTCGACTGGGCCTGGGCCAGTGCGTATGAGCAACACGGCGTGCCCTACTACCCCAAGGCCGTGGTGGCCGTGCCCTTCACGCCCGTACCCGGCACAAGGCTGCTGGCGCGCGACGAGCCTACGCGCCAGTTGCTGGTGCAGGCGCTGTGCCAATGGTGCGAGGACGAGGGCATCTCGTCCTTGCATGTACTGTTTGCCAGCGACGACGATGTGCTGACCAGTGCCCAGCAAGGGCTGATGCTGCGGCACACGGTGCAGTTTCATTGGCAAAACGGCGCCTCTGCACCGGCCACCGGCGCGCCTTCACCGCCCCCCGAAGCACAGGCCCTGCCCGCGCCCGACAGTCGCATCCCCGAGCCGTTCGCCGAAGGGGCAACTCCCGGCATGGCGCTGGCGCACGAAGAAATCCATGGCTATCGTGATTTCGATGATTTTCTGGCCCATCTCAGCCAGGAAAAGCGCAAGAAGATCCGCCAGGAACGCCGGCGTGTGGCCGAGGCTGGTGTCACATTCCGCTGGGCGCTGGGGGCCGACATTACGGCTGCCGACTGGGATTTTTTCTACCGCTGCTACGAACGCACCTATCTGGAGCATGGCAACCCGCCCTACCTCACACGGGCGTTCTTCCAGCAGATGGCCGACCGCATGCCAGAGCATTGGCTGCTGTTCATTGCCGAGCGCGAGGGTCGGCAAATTGCTAGTAGTTTGATAGCTATTGACGCTTATCGCACAGGCGCTACTGACATAAATCATTCAAAAAACCCACCGCGCACCGCGTACGGCCGCTACTGGGGCGCGCTGGAACGCGTGGACTGCCTGCATTTCGAGGCCTGCTACTACCAGCCGCTGGCCTGGTGCATCGCGCATGGCGTGCAGCGCTTTGAGGGCGGCGCGCAAGGCGAACACAAGATGGCCCGTGCCCTGCTGCCCGTGCAGGCCACCAGCCTGCACTGGCTGGCACACCCGGCATTTGCCGATGCGGTGGAACGCTTTCTTGCACGCGAGGGCGCTGGCGTGGAAGACTATCTGGACCACCTGCAGGCGCGCAGCCCGTTTCGGACGGCATAA
- a CDS encoding DUF3619 family protein, whose product MNTANTLPSELAADRFARRVTARLTSGTDDLPYDISERLRAARMQALAKRKVVVPVRRAAPAVMHSGSTAVLGGGNERGGWWSALVSAVPVMALLVGLVVINAAQDEQGNNEVAEVDAALLTDELPPAAYSDPGFVQFLKTTHTSN is encoded by the coding sequence ATGAACACCGCAAACACTCTCCCCTCCGAACTGGCGGCAGATCGTTTCGCACGCCGCGTTACCGCGCGGCTGACCAGTGGCACGGACGACCTGCCCTACGATATTTCCGAGCGGCTGCGCGCTGCACGCATGCAGGCGCTGGCCAAGCGCAAAGTGGTTGTACCGGTGCGTCGCGCCGCGCCGGCGGTCATGCACTCTGGCAGCACCGCAGTGCTCGGTGGTGGTAACGAACGCGGTGGCTGGTGGAGCGCCTTGGTGTCGGCTGTCCCGGTGATGGCCCTGCTGGTCGGCTTGGTGGTGATCAATGCGGCCCAGGACGAGCAAGGCAACAATGAAGTGGCTGAAGTTGACGCCGCGCTGCTGACCGACGAGTTGCCCCCGGCGGCTTACTCCGACCCTGGTTTTGTACAGTTCCTGAAAACCACCCACACCAGCAACTGA
- a CDS encoding NAD+ synthase, whose amino-acid sequence MMLSICTAQLNFVVGDMPGNAQKIIAAAREAHAQGARLLLTPELAICGYAAEDLFLRPAFLAACDDAVKTVARETAGLNGLVIVLGHPQKCHPDDPAFSPCLNAASVLRHGQVEQTYAKRELPNYQVFDERRYFVAGHSPCVFEVEGVRVGVLICEDAWFPAPARAAANAGAQMLAVINASPFHLGKSAEREQTMRERVAETGLPLVYAHLVGGQDEVVFEGRSFALNADGAVAGRAPGFKEKLVFAQIDKAQAAIKIEAEVVPERSLEADLWDALVLGVRDYVGKNGFPGALLGLSGGIDSALVLAIAVDALGADKVRTVMMPSPYTADISWIDARDMAERMGVRYGEIAIAPQFEAFKSALASQFAGLPEDTTEENLQARIRGTLLMALSNKFGAIVLTTGNKSEMATGYCTLYGDMAGGFAPIKDVAKTRVFALARWRNAHDPYGTGANPIPERIITRPPSAELRPDQKDQDSLPAYEVLDAIVARYMENDEPIASIIAAGFERADVERVTRLIKLNEYKRRQAPVGVRVTRRSFGKDWRYPITSQFRA is encoded by the coding sequence ATGATGCTCTCCATTTGCACCGCTCAGCTCAATTTTGTCGTGGGCGACATGCCCGGCAATGCGCAGAAAATCATCGCAGCGGCGCGTGAAGCCCATGCGCAGGGAGCGCGTCTGTTGCTGACGCCCGAACTGGCCATCTGTGGCTACGCGGCAGAAGACCTGTTCCTGCGCCCTGCGTTTCTGGCGGCCTGTGATGATGCCGTGAAAACCGTGGCCCGCGAGACTGCGGGGTTGAATGGCCTGGTGATCGTGCTGGGGCATCCGCAAAAGTGCCATCCGGACGACCCGGCGTTCAGCCCCTGCCTGAACGCGGCCAGCGTGCTGCGGCATGGCCAGGTCGAGCAGACCTATGCCAAGCGCGAGCTGCCCAATTACCAGGTGTTCGATGAGCGCCGCTATTTTGTCGCCGGCCACTCGCCCTGCGTTTTCGAGGTGGAGGGCGTGCGTGTCGGGGTGTTGATCTGCGAAGACGCATGGTTTCCAGCGCCTGCACGTGCTGCCGCCAACGCAGGGGCGCAAATGCTGGCAGTGATCAATGCCTCGCCCTTTCACCTGGGCAAGAGCGCCGAGCGCGAGCAGACCATGCGCGAGCGCGTGGCCGAGACCGGCCTGCCGCTGGTCTATGCCCACCTGGTGGGCGGGCAGGACGAGGTGGTTTTCGAAGGCCGCTCGTTTGCCCTGAATGCCGACGGCGCGGTGGCGGGGCGTGCCCCCGGTTTCAAGGAAAAACTGGTGTTTGCGCAGATAGATAAAGCGCAAGCAGCTATCAAAATAGAAGCAGAGGTGGTGCCCGAGCGCAGCCTGGAGGCCGACCTGTGGGACGCGCTGGTGCTGGGCGTGCGCGACTATGTGGGCAAGAACGGCTTTCCGGGCGCGTTGCTGGGTTTGTCCGGCGGCATTGATTCGGCGCTGGTGCTGGCGATTGCGGTGGATGCCCTGGGCGCCGACAAGGTGCGCACCGTGATGATGCCCTCGCCCTACACGGCGGACATCAGCTGGATCGACGCGCGCGACATGGCCGAGCGCATGGGCGTGCGCTATGGCGAAATCGCGATTGCGCCCCAGTTCGAAGCTTTCAAGTCCGCGCTGGCCAGCCAATTTGCCGGCCTGCCCGAGGACACGACCGAAGAGAACCTGCAGGCCCGCATCCGCGGCACGCTGCTGATGGCGCTGTCCAACAAGTTCGGGGCCATCGTGTTGACCACCGGCAACAAGAGCGAGATGGCCACGGGCTACTGCACGCTGTACGGCGACATGGCCGGCGGCTTTGCGCCCATCAAGGACGTGGCCAAGACCCGGGTGTTTGCCTTGGCGCGGTGGCGCAATGCCCATGACCCCTATGGCACGGGGGCCAACCCCATCCCCGAGCGCATCATCACGCGCCCGCCCAGTGCCGAGTTGCGCCCCGACCAGAAAGACCAGGACAGTTTGCCTGCCTACGAGGTGCTGGATGCGATCGTGGCGCGTTATATGGAAAATGACGAGCCGATAGCGTCCATCATTGCTGCCGGGTTCGAGCGCGCCGATGTCGAACGCGTCACCCGGCTCATCAAGCTCAACGAATACAAGCGCCGCCAGGCCCCCGTGGGCGTGCGCGTCACGCGCCGCAGCTTCGGCAAGGACTGGCGCTACCCGATTACCAGCCAATTCAGGGCCTGA
- a CDS encoding P-II family nitrogen regulator — translation MKMITAIIKPFKLEEVREALAECGVTGLTVTEVKGFGRQKGHTELYRGAEYVVDFLPKVKVEVVVKTEDLERCVDAIVNVARTGKIGDGKIFVTAVERVVRIRTGDLDDAAV, via the coding sequence ATGAAAATGATCACCGCCATCATCAAGCCGTTCAAGCTCGAAGAAGTCCGCGAAGCCTTGGCCGAATGCGGTGTGACGGGTCTCACCGTGACAGAAGTGAAGGGCTTTGGCCGCCAGAAGGGCCACACCGAGCTGTATCGGGGAGCGGAATATGTGGTCGATTTTCTGCCCAAGGTGAAGGTCGAAGTGGTGGTCAAGACCGAAGATCTGGAGCGTTGCGTGGACGCCATCGTCAATGTGGCGCGCACGGGCAAAATTGGTGACGGCAAGATTTTCGTGACCGCCGTGGAGCGCGTGGTGCGCATCCGCACGGGCGACCTGGACGACGCAGCGGTCTGA
- a CDS encoding chemotaxis protein CheW, whose product MISAPAATRSESSSRTAATARAAEYLTFRLGEEEYGIDILRVQEIRSYEQPTRMAHAPDFIKGVVDLRGRIVPIVDLRLKLHCPTAEYTDFTVVIILNVGGTVLGAVVDAVADVVALTADAIKPAPQFESQVDSAFVTGIATLGDRMLIMMDIESLLSSAEMGLVAQVAQ is encoded by the coding sequence ATGATTTCTGCCCCCGCTGCAACCCGTTCCGAGTCGTCGTCGCGCACCGCTGCCACAGCCCGCGCGGCGGAATACCTGACCTTCCGACTGGGGGAGGAGGAATACGGCATCGACATCCTGCGGGTGCAGGAAATCCGGTCGTATGAGCAGCCCACGCGCATGGCCCATGCGCCTGATTTCATCAAGGGTGTGGTCGATCTGCGCGGGCGCATCGTTCCCATCGTGGATCTGCGCCTCAAACTGCACTGCCCCACTGCCGAATACACCGATTTCACCGTGGTCATCATCCTGAATGTGGGTGGCACCGTGCTGGGCGCGGTGGTGGATGCCGTGGCCGATGTGGTGGCCCTCACGGCTGATGCCATCAAGCCGGCTCCGCAATTTGAAAGCCAGGTGGATTCCGCTTTTGTCACCGGCATCGCCACGCTGGGCGACCGCATGCTCATCATGATGGACATCGAATCCTTGCTGAGCAGCGCCGAAATGGGCCTGGTGGCCCAGGTCGCGCAGTAA
- a CDS encoding RDD family protein: MPALSSPDAPAPTASAPLNLNAPSLVRRMACWMYEGILMFGVVFIAGYLFGTLSQTRNAMDNRHALQAFLFVVFGIYFTWFWAKGQTLAMKTWNIRVVDRAGRPLTQRRALLRYILSWLWFLPPLAAVAPFSLPGGESTVIMLGWVAVWALLSRFHPQQQFWHDALAGTRLMHHEPTKK; this comes from the coding sequence ATGCCTGCCTTGTCGTCGCCTGATGCGCCAGCGCCCACGGCCTCCGCCCCCCTGAACCTGAATGCCCCCAGCCTGGTGCGCCGCATGGCCTGCTGGATGTACGAAGGCATCTTGATGTTCGGCGTGGTCTTCATCGCTGGCTACCTGTTTGGCACCCTGAGCCAGACCCGCAATGCCATGGACAACCGGCATGCCCTGCAGGCTTTTCTGTTCGTGGTGTTTGGCATTTACTTCACCTGGTTCTGGGCCAAGGGGCAGACGCTGGCCATGAAGACCTGGAACATCCGCGTGGTGGACCGTGCCGGCCGTCCGCTCACCCAGCGCCGTGCGCTGCTGCGCTACATTCTCTCCTGGCTTTGGTTTTTGCCGCCACTGGCCGCCGTGGCGCCCTTTTCGCTGCCGGGCGGAGAATCCACCGTGATCATGCTGGGCTGGGTCGCGGTGTGGGCGCTGCTGAGCCGCTTTCACCCGCAGCAACAGTTCTGGCACGACGCACTGGCGGGCACCCGCCTGATGCACCATGAACCCACAAAAAAATAA
- a CDS encoding diacylglycerol kinase, with the protein MQPLDPSPHAPANPQKARSGLNRIWHATGYSLEGLRAGWNEKAFRQEAIAAVVLVPLSFWLGRSWVEVALLAGSVVIVMIVELLNTGIETAIDRIGPEWHDLSKRAKDMGSAAVLLSLLLCIGIWSAALFQRFFHG; encoded by the coding sequence ATGCAACCCCTCGACCCATCGCCCCACGCGCCCGCCAACCCGCAAAAGGCGCGGTCCGGGCTGAACCGGATCTGGCACGCCACCGGCTACTCGCTCGAAGGCCTGCGTGCCGGCTGGAACGAAAAGGCGTTTCGCCAGGAAGCCATTGCAGCCGTGGTGCTGGTTCCACTGTCGTTCTGGCTGGGCCGCAGCTGGGTGGAAGTGGCGCTGCTGGCCGGATCTGTGGTGATCGTCATGATCGTTGAACTGCTCAACACCGGCATCGAGACCGCCATCGACCGCATCGGACCCGAGTGGCACGACCTGTCCAAGCGTGCCAAGGACATGGGCAGCGCTGCGGTGCTGTTGTCGCTGCTGCTGTGCATTGGTATCTGGTCTGCTGCGCTTTTTCAGAGGTTTTTCCATGGCTGA
- a CDS encoding TIGR00730 family Rossman fold protein, with amino-acid sequence MAEPAFSICVYCGSRPGENAAFAQAATAVGHWIGSQGGQLVYGGGRSGLMGIVAEATRLAGGRVVGVIPQTLVDKEQANRQCDELHIVQTMHERKAMMAERSDAFVALPGGIGTFEELFEVWTWRQLGYHDKPVGLLNVAGYYDGLLAFLQTSVASGFMGPWQMDLLHTATESDTLLRTLVQSAGHSQEQVPLRSVI; translated from the coding sequence ATGGCTGAACCGGCTTTTTCGATCTGTGTGTACTGTGGCTCCCGCCCAGGAGAAAACGCAGCGTTCGCCCAGGCGGCAACTGCCGTTGGCCATTGGATCGGATCGCAGGGGGGGCAGCTCGTGTATGGCGGCGGGCGCAGTGGCCTCATGGGCATCGTGGCCGAGGCCACGCGCCTGGCCGGCGGCCGCGTGGTGGGCGTGATCCCGCAAACGCTGGTCGACAAGGAGCAGGCCAACCGCCAGTGCGACGAGTTGCACATTGTGCAAACCATGCATGAGCGCAAAGCCATGATGGCCGAGCGCAGCGACGCCTTTGTGGCCCTGCCCGGCGGCATCGGCACCTTTGAGGAACTGTTTGAAGTGTGGACCTGGCGCCAGCTGGGCTACCACGACAAGCCGGTGGGGCTGCTCAATGTGGCTGGCTACTACGATGGCCTGCTGGCCTTTTTGCAGACCAGTGTGGCCAGCGGCTTCATGGGGCCATGGCAAATGGACCTGCTGCACACCGCAACCGAAAGCGATACGCTGCTGCGCACCCTCGTGCAATCGGCCGGCCACAGCCAGGAACAGGTGCCGCTGCGATCCGTCATCTGA
- a CDS encoding DUF3106 domain-containing protein, with protein sequence MHASPPDVRPTMPAFVLALVLLGAFAAGGMAVLNQVRMAPGTVLPAAALAPKSSGKSASGKAVDPSRLTPVGPGWEVLNTPQKLALYPLAERWALLSEVQKRRWLALAQTFQTLPEQEQEKLHNRMTEWASLSAQQRNQARLNYADSNRLARDNKLAQWQAYQALSDEEKRKLAARAAPKPQGAATAIKPVSPRKLAQVPAASEASPNRANQPKIPPIQNLSPRVATPLPTAPAAGVGAHGSPAPSPAPVVETAPVNVPVAVPTTLPPMPGTPATNDHAPPAAPDVPLLTPQ encoded by the coding sequence ATGCACGCAAGTCCACCTGACGTCCGCCCCACCATGCCAGCCTTTGTGCTGGCTTTGGTGCTTTTAGGCGCGTTCGCAGCAGGCGGCATGGCAGTGCTCAATCAGGTGCGCATGGCCCCCGGCACCGTGCTTCCAGCCGCTGCGCTGGCACCCAAGTCCAGCGGCAAGAGCGCATCCGGCAAGGCGGTCGATCCGTCCAGGCTCACCCCTGTGGGCCCCGGCTGGGAAGTCCTGAACACGCCCCAGAAACTGGCACTGTACCCGCTGGCGGAACGCTGGGCGCTGCTCAGCGAGGTGCAAAAGAGGCGCTGGCTCGCCTTGGCCCAGACCTTCCAGACACTGCCAGAACAAGAGCAGGAAAAACTGCACAACCGCATGACGGAATGGGCCAGCCTGAGCGCCCAACAGCGCAATCAGGCGCGACTCAATTACGCCGATTCCAATCGCCTGGCGCGCGACAATAAACTCGCCCAATGGCAGGCCTACCAGGCACTGAGCGACGAAGAAAAACGCAAACTGGCTGCGCGCGCGGCCCCCAAGCCACAAGGCGCAGCCACTGCGATCAAACCGGTGTCTCCGCGCAAGCTCGCACAGGTTCCGGCGGCCTCGGAAGCCAGCCCCAATCGGGCCAATCAGCCCAAAATTCCGCCCATTCAGAATCTTTCCCCGCGCGTTGCGACGCCTTTGCCGACGGCTCCTGCGGCGGGTGTGGGCGCCCATGGCTCACCCGCCCCATCCCCTGCTCCCGTGGTGGAGACCGCCCCCGTCAACGTGCCGGTGGCCGTGCCCACCACGCTGCCGCCGATGCCGGGCACGCCCGCGACCAATGACCATGCGCCCCCCGCGGCGCCCGATGTGCCCCTCCTTACGCCCCAGTAA